The DNA segment TATGACATCCAGGAAGAAGTCGAGAAGTACCTGTGGGCCGATGTGGTGATCTATCAGATGCCAGGCTGGTGGATGGGCGCGCCGTTTACCGTCAAGCAGTACATCGATGAGGTGTTCACCGCAGGTCACGGCAGCCTGTACGCCAGTGATGGCCGCACCCGCTCCGATGCTTCGCAAAAGTACGGCAGTGGTGGTCTGATCCACGGCAAGCAGTACATGCTCTCGGTCACCTGGAACGCTCCGCAGCAGGCTTTTGACGATCCGAGCGACTTCTTCGAAGGCAAGGGCGTGGATGCGGTGTACTTCCCGTTCCACAAGGCCAACCAGTTCCTCGGCATGACCGGCCTGCCGACCTTCCTGGCAGTGGATGTGATGAAACGTCCCGATGTGCCGGCGACCATGGCAGCCTACGAGGCGCATCTGGCCAAGGTGTTCGGCAAGGCCAACTGATGCGCTGATTGCTGAGGGGGCTGCACGGGCCTTCAGATCGCTTGCAGGGGGAGGCTCAACCGGCTATCTATCATCGCGTCATTCAAGTGCAGGCCGCCAAGTGAAAACCCGTTCAGAAGAACTCCAGGTATTCGTCACCGTCATCGATTGTGGTTCGATCTCCGCCGCCGCCGAGCAGATGGGCCAGACGCCGTCGGCGGTCAGTCGCACCCTGTCGCGCCTGGAAGGCAAACTTGGCACCACCTTGGTCAACCGCACCACCCGGCGCATGGACCTGACCGAAGAGGGCCGTTTCTTCCTCGAACGCTCGCGGACCATCCTCGAGCAGATGGACGAGATGGAAGAGCGCCTGTCGATGAACCGGCAAACCCCCTCGGGCCGGCTACGCATCAATGCCGCAGCACCGTTCATGCTGCATGCCATCGTGCCGTGGATCGGCGAGTTCCGTGAGCAGTACCCGGGTATTGAGCTTGAGTTGAATACCGACGATTTGATCATCGACCTGCTGGAGCAAAGCACCGACGTGGCCATTCGCATTGGCGAGCTGGCCGACTCCAGCCTGCATGCACGCTCGCTCGGCTGCAGCCCGATGCAGATCCTGGCAAGCCCGGCGTATCTCGAGCGCCATGGCACGCCGCTCAAGGTCGAGGATCTGCACCAGCATTGCCTGCTCGGCTTCAGCCAGCCTGAGGTGCTCAATCAATGGCCGCTACGCCATGCCGAAGGCGATCGCTGGACGATCCGCCCCAGCCTGATCGCCTCCAGTGGGGAGACCCTGCGCCAGCTGGCGCTATCAGGCAATGGCATCGTCAGCCTGTCGCACTTCATGACCCATGAAGACATCCGCGCCGGGCGCTTGCAGGTGCTGCTGAACGAGGCCAACAACGGCTATCGCCAGCCGATCCACGCGGTGTACTACCGCAACACCCAGCTGGCGCTGCGCATTCAGTGCTTCCTCGACTTCATCCAGCACAAGCTGGCGGGGTACGCCTGCTCTGCGTAATGGAAAAAACAGTGTTCTGAACGCGACAGTTTTGGCTGATTGGCGTCGTAATGCTCCTGGGTTGTTTGCTTAGTCGAAACGCTTCGGCCTTAATGACTGATCAACAAAAACAACACCAAGGAAGCGCACATGCGTCTTGTCATGTTCCAGTCCATGGCCCTCGGGGCCGCGATCCTGAGCTGTTCGTCGGCCTTCGCCGTCACCCTGGAGGGCGGCGCGGTGGCTGCCCCCGATCAATATGGCGCACAGGTGGCCGCCGATATCCTGAAAAAAGGCGGTAACGCCGTGGATGCCGCGGTAGCCACGGCCTTTACCCTGGCGGTGACCTACCCCGAGGCCGGCAACATCGGCGGCGGTGGCTTCATGACCCTGTTCGTCGATGGCAAACCGTACTTCCTCGACTACCGCGAAGTGGCGCCCAAGGCGGCGACACGCAACATGTACCTGGACGACAAGGGCGAGGTGATCGAAAACCTCAGCCTGGTCGGCGCCCGCGCAGCTGGCGTGCCCGGCACGGTGATGGGCCTGTGGGAAGCGCATCAGAAGTTCGGCAAGCTCAAGTGGAGCGAACTGCTCACCCCCGCCATCGGTTATGCCCAAAACGGCTTCAAGATCGCCCAGAAGCAGTACCAGTACCGCGACGATGCCCAGGGCATGTTCAAGACCGCGACCAACTTCAATGACTATTTCGGCAACATGAAGGTCGGCGAGCTGTTCAAGCAGCCAGAACTGGCACAGACCCTCGAACGCATCGCCGATAAGGGCGTCAGCGAGTTCTACCAAGGCAAGACCGCCGACCTG comes from the Pseudomonas urmiensis genome and includes:
- a CDS encoding NAD(P)H-dependent oxidoreductase, giving the protein MKKILLLNGGKRFAHSDGRLNETLHDLALAYLDRAGYDVKQTFIDGGYDIQEEVEKYLWADVVIYQMPGWWMGAPFTVKQYIDEVFTAGHGSLYASDGRTRSDASQKYGSGGLIHGKQYMLSVTWNAPQQAFDDPSDFFEGKGVDAVYFPFHKANQFLGMTGLPTFLAVDVMKRPDVPATMAAYEAHLAKVFGKAN
- a CDS encoding LysR family transcriptional regulator, with amino-acid sequence MKTRSEELQVFVTVIDCGSISAAAEQMGQTPSAVSRTLSRLEGKLGTTLVNRTTRRMDLTEEGRFFLERSRTILEQMDEMEERLSMNRQTPSGRLRINAAAPFMLHAIVPWIGEFREQYPGIELELNTDDLIIDLLEQSTDVAIRIGELADSSLHARSLGCSPMQILASPAYLERHGTPLKVEDLHQHCLLGFSQPEVLNQWPLRHAEGDRWTIRPSLIASSGETLRQLALSGNGIVSLSHFMTHEDIRAGRLQVLLNEANNGYRQPIHAVYYRNTQLALRIQCFLDFIQHKLAGYACSA